In Erigeron canadensis isolate Cc75 chromosome 7, C_canadensis_v1, whole genome shotgun sequence, one DNA window encodes the following:
- the LOC122607119 gene encoding uncharacterized protein LOC122607119 — protein sequence MSQPNSPTGVVDDFDRPMMERTGVVAPTPGSAIVLPNLGDSFSVKGHHLKLILDNQSDDRANSDLHKHVSKFTSLCKMFKYGGNVTDDNVQLSLFPSSLTGEARAWFDELDEGTITTWNQLREEFVSRFFPLSLARKMLRDIKAFKQDEGESLVVAWKRLREMIRNCHGNGLSNDEIMEIFFYGLTKSSQKDLDLAGGGNFLYKTTNAAYKMMEDMVQASLARDMDDKDRERKPKRTVASIESSSDNEVIHELKALSNRFSTFEDRLDIMDKDLKVIAHGCNNCGGMHYTEDCEEDSTEQVNLSRTTTEEAFNEDYFKEIPVILSLMWQRSNGQPEQQKVENKVKEDPIAKLTNMMERYMDMNDKRHDSLASYTKSLNEKISNLDQKVDEGARIQQAAIKELERRIDRWIEQNTRKESSPTPRPILQGISSSNPSSSQKYQPTIGRNENVNAVFTEGNDSTVVSNDSCESSNQVHVIRKQNGDETDKKEILESVQNPPAPLEALQETTSAAGDPPGYQPTPLAPRQRRS from the exons ATGTCTCAACCCAATTCCCCTACAGGTGTAGTTGACGATTTCGACCGACCGATGATGGAAAGGACGGGAGTCGTAGCACCGACGCCAGGATCGGCTATAGTCTTACCCAACTTAGGAGATTCGTTTTCAGTCAAAGGACACCACCTTAAGTTAATTCTGGATAACCAGTCAGACGACCGAGCTAATTCCGACCTTCATAAGCATGTAAGCAAGTTCACCAGTTTgtgcaaaatgttcaaataCGGAGGAAATGTCACCGATGACAATGTGCAACTTAGCTTATTCCCGTCGTCTCTCACCGGAGAGGCACGTGCTTGGTTCGATGAGCTCGATGAAGGTACCATCACTACATGGAATCAACTACGCGAGGAGTTTGTTTCGCGATTCTTTCCCCTGAGTTTAGCTAGGAAAATGCTTCGAGACATCAAAGCTTTCAAGCAAGACGAAGGAGAATCACTAGTTGTTGCATGGAAAAGGCTTAGGGAAATGATCAGAAACTGTCACGGGAATGGACTTAGCAATGATGAAATCATGGAAATCTTCTTCTATGGATTAACAAAGAGTTCCCAAAAGGATTTAGACCTAGCCGGCGGTGGTAACTTTTTGTACAAGACTACAAATGCCGCGTACAAAATGATGGAGGATATGGTGCAAGCTAGCTTAGCTCGAGATATGGATGATAAGGATCGAGAGAGGAAGCCGAAAAGAACCGTGGCTAGCATCGAGAGCAGCTCCGACAATGAGGTAATTCATGAACTTAAAGCTTTATCTAACCGTTTTTCTACTTTTGAAGATAGGTTGGACATTATGGACAAAGACCTTAAGGTGATTGCACACGGGTGCAACAATTGCGGAGGAATGCACTATACCGAAGATTGTGAAGAGGATTCTACCGAGCAAGTCAATTTGTCCAGAACCACTACCGAGGAGGCTTTCAACGAGGACTATTTCAAAGAAATCCCGGTAATTCTATCTTTAAT GTGGCAAAGGAGTAATGGTCAACCCGAGCAACAAAAGGTGGAAAATAAAGTCAAGGAGGATCCGATTGCCAAGCTTACCAATATGATGGAGAGGTACATGGACATGAATGACAAAAGGCATGACTCCTTGGCAAGCTACACGAAGTCGCTCAATGAGAAAATAAGCAATCTCGATCAAAAGGTTGACGAAGGAGCAAGAATTCAACAAGCCGCAATCAAAGAGCTAGAAAGGAGGATAGATAGATGGATTGAGCAGAATACAAGGAAGGAGAGCAGTCCAACGCCAAGGCCGATCTTGCAAGGAATCTCAAGCTCAAACCCTAGCTCGAGTCAAAAGTACCAACCAACAATCGGGCGAAATGAGAATGTGAACGCCGTGTTCACAGAAGGTAATGACTCCACTGTGGTTTCTAATGATTCTTGTGAAAGTTCCAATCAGGTACACGTCATACGGAAGCAAAATGGGGATGAAACGGACAAAAAGGAAATTCTGGAATCTGTCCAGAACCCACCAGCGCCGTTGGAAGCCCTACAGGAAACAACCAGTGCCGCTGGTGACCCTCCAGGTTACCAACCAACGCCGCTTGCTCCTCGCCAGCGCCGCTCCTGA